A part of Scleropages formosus chromosome 3, fSclFor1.1, whole genome shotgun sequence genomic DNA contains:
- the LOC108935161 gene encoding protein mago nashi homolog has product MSSDFYLRYYVGHKGKFGHEFLEFEFRPDGKLRYANNSNYKNDVMIRKEAYVHKSVMEELKRIIDDSEVTKEDDALWPPPDRVGRQELEIVIGDEHISFTTSKIGSLIDVNQSKDPEGLRVFYYLVQDLKCLVFSLIGLHFKIKPI; this is encoded by the exons ATGTCGAGCGACTTCTATTTAAGATACTATGTTGGACATAAAGGCAAATTCGGACATGAGTTTCTGGAATTTGAATTTCGCCCGGATG gcaagttGAGATACGCAAACAACAGTAATTACAAGAACGATGTCATGATCAGGAAAGAG GCCTATGTGCACAAAAGTGTGATGGAGGAGCTGAAAAGGATCATCGATGACAGCGAAGTAACGAAAGAAGACGATGCACTGTGGCCACCGCCAGACAGAGTAGGCAGACAG GAACTGGAGATAGTCATTGGAGATGAGCACATTTCCTTCACAACATCAAAGATTGGGTCACTGATCGATGTGAACCAGTCGAA GGATCCAGAAGGTCTTCGAGTTTTCTACTACCTGGTTCAGGATCTGAAATGTCTGGTCTTCAGTCTCATCGGCttacatttcaaaatcaaaCCTATTTAA